One Salvelinus namaycush isolate Seneca chromosome 4, SaNama_1.0, whole genome shotgun sequence genomic window carries:
- the LOC120046671 gene encoding CDP-diacylglycerol--glycerol-3-phosphate 3-phosphatidyltransferase, mitochondrial-like isoform X2: MAEHVPAFRVPGTHIHILTSPDQFYHTMKARIKTAKRRVVMASLYLGTGPLEQELVDCMQEALKRSQEGDNPDLQVSILLDYTRGSRGKTNSRTMLLPLLKQYSSQMRVSLYHTPDLRGLLRLLVPQRFNETIGVQHIKAYLFDDDLIISGANLSDSYFTNRQDRYVLLENCGEVADFFSDLVGAVGDVSLQLQTDNSVSMMYGMVHPYRGNRDEFSASARQHIMEVVNTAHARQHIAESERLVRESEGEEGGKEDTWVFPLVQMKPLGIQVDEQVTQRLLTDAGPGATVFLTSGYFNLTRAYMSLVLGLGADYRILTASPEVNGFFGAKGIAGEIPAAYIHIARQFYSKVCQLGQQERVHLHEYHRAQWTFHAKGLWYYLRGQVRPCLTLIGSPNFGYRSVHRDLEAQIAIVTENQVLQAQLQEEQEMLYQRSTEVSSSTFQQPDRHVKLWVKLLTPLIKNFF, encoded by the exons ATGGCAGAACACGTGCCCGCCTTCAGGGTGCCCGGCACACACATCCACATCCTCACATCCCCTGACCAGTTCTACCACACCATGaag GCTCGTATAAAGACGGCTAAGAGGCGGGTGGTGATGGCCTCCCTGTATCTGGGTACAGGGCCGCTGGAACAGGAGTTGGTGGACTGTATGCAGGAAGCTCTGAAGCGTTCACAGGAGGGTGACAACCCCGACCTGCAGGTTTCCATTCTACTTGACTACACTCGTGGCTCACGAG GTAAGACTAACTCTAGAACCATGTTGCTGCCGTTGCTGAAGCAGTACAGCAGTCAGATGCGTGTATCTCTGTACCATACCCCTGACCTGAGAGGGCTGCTCCGGCTCCTGGTCCCACAGCGCTTCAACGAGACCATCGGGGTACAGCACATCAAAGCTTACCTGTTTGATGACGACCTCATCATCAGCGG GGCCAACCTGAGTGACTCGTACTTCACCAACAGACAGGACCGCTACGTGCTCCTGGAGAACTGTGGGGAGGTGGCCGACTTCTTCTCTGATCTGGTGGGCGCCGTGGGTGACGTGTCGTTACAGCTACAGACCGACAACTCTGTGAGCATGATGTACGGCATGGTGCACCCCTACAGAG GCAACAGGGATGAATTTTCGGCGTCGGCTCGGCAACACATCATGGAGGTGGTCAACACGGCTCATGCGCGGCAACACATCGCCGAATCAGAACGTTTAGTGCgggagagcgagggggaggaaggagggaaggaggataCTTGGGTTTTTCCTCTGGTTCAGATGAAACCTCTGGGAATACAGGTGGATGAGCAGGTCACACAG CGTTTGCTGACTGATGCAGGTCCCGGTGCGACGGTGTTTCTGACGTCGGGGTATTTCAACCTGACCAGGGCCTACATGTCGCTGGTTCTCGGGCTGGGCGCCGACTACCGGATCCTCACCGCCTCCCCGGAGGTCAACGGGTTTTTCGGCGCCAAGGGCATTGCCGGAGAGATCCCAGCCGCCTACATCCACATTGCCAGACAGTTCTACAGCAAAGTGTGTCAGCTGGGACAGCAGGAGAGGGTTCACCTCCACGAGTACCACAGAGCACAATGGACCTTCCACGCCAAGG gGTTGTGGTACTACCTACGGGGGCAAGTGCGGCCATGCCTGACACTGATTGGGTCTCCTAACTTTGGCTATCGCTCTGTGCACCGGGACCTGGAGGCCCAGATCGCCATAGTAACGGAGAACCAGGTACTACAGGCCCAGCTGCAGGAG GAGCAGGAGATGTTGTACCAGAGGTCTACCGAGGTGTCCAGCTCTACGTTCCAGCAGCCAGACCGCCACGTCAAACTGTGGGTCAAACTGCTTACTCCCCTCATCAAGAACTTCTTCTGA